One window of the Streptomyces asoensis genome contains the following:
- a CDS encoding sirohydrochlorin chelatase, whose protein sequence is MKASPAQYDESEVHDESEVHDESEVHLDSTAHIMNRISSQLASQLSLVQLDGRRRPGPPALVVVAHGSRDPRALSTVRTLLDRVREQRPGLPVHLGHIELNEPLLTDTLADLDAQGTTDAVLVPLLLARGYHVKRDIPEMAAKARVHTRVAAPLGPHPFLVETLYTRLVEAGWRTDLTQEERRTSAVVLAAAGSRDPDSALDTRRTARLLARRLGVPVVPAYASTATPTVPTAVRALAARGRDRVAVASYFTAPGRFATESAQAAPWIASAPLGTHPAMASLLLHRYDQAWATPASTAPELASA, encoded by the coding sequence ATGAAGGCGTCGCCCGCTCAGTACGACGAGTCCGAAGTCCACGACGAGTCCGAAGTCCACGACGAGTCCGAAGTCCACCTCGACAGTACGGCGCACATCATGAACCGGATCAGCTCCCAGCTCGCCAGCCAGCTCAGCCTCGTCCAGCTCGACGGCCGCCGGCGTCCCGGCCCGCCCGCGCTGGTCGTCGTCGCCCACGGCAGCCGCGACCCGCGCGCCCTGAGCACCGTCCGCACGCTCCTGGACCGCGTCCGCGAGCAGCGCCCCGGTCTGCCGGTGCACCTCGGCCACATCGAGCTCAACGAGCCGCTGCTGACGGACACCCTCGCCGACCTCGACGCCCAGGGCACGACGGACGCCGTCCTGGTCCCGCTCCTCCTGGCCCGCGGCTACCACGTCAAGCGGGACATCCCCGAGATGGCCGCGAAGGCGCGGGTGCACACGCGCGTGGCCGCACCGCTCGGCCCGCACCCGTTCCTCGTGGAGACCCTGTACACCCGCCTGGTGGAGGCGGGCTGGCGCACGGACCTGACGCAGGAGGAACGCCGCACGAGTGCGGTCGTCCTCGCGGCGGCGGGCTCCCGCGACCCCGACTCGGCCCTCGACACCCGCCGTACGGCCCGTCTGCTGGCCCGCCGACTGGGCGTCCCGGTGGTCCCCGCGTACGCCTCCACGGCGACCCCGACCGTCCCCACGGCGGTGCGGGCCCTGGCCGCGCGAGGCCGCGATCGGGTGGCGGTCGCCTCCTACTTCACGGCCCCCGGCCGCTTCGCGACCGAGTCCGCGCAGGCGGCCCCCTGGATCGCGTCCGCCCCGCTGGGCACCCACCCGGCGATGGCGAGCCTGCTCCTGCACCGCTACGACCAGGCATGGGCGACCCCGGCGAGCACGGCCCCCGAACTGGCGTCGGCCTGA
- a CDS encoding deoxyguanosinetriphosphate triphosphohydrolase has protein sequence MEGTAHLDTAYDPTSVARWAPEPDKRPGRTAFQRDRARVLHSSALRRLSGKTQVVTPGTRTDAWDATPRTRLTHSLECAQVGRELGAALGCDPDLVEAACLSHDLGHPPFGHNGEQALNEFARDCGGFEGNAQSLRLLTRIEPKRFTAEGPVGLNLTRATLDAATKYPWPRGARPTDPASPKFGVYEDDRPVFDWVRETAPGTRTCFEAQVMDWADDVAYSVHDVEDGLHAGHIDPNCLHAEPERQEIFRVAVGRYVPAGTDPAELAAALDRLQDQDWWPHGYDGTAAAQARLKDATSQLIGRFCLAAEGATRARYGTGSLTRYGAELVVPEEARLECAVLKAVADRYVMQRAEQEVLRADQRIVISELAEALTARAPDGLDPQFRALFDQAPDDRARKRVVVDQIGSLTDASARSLHSRLTGRPRS, from the coding sequence ATGGAAGGCACCGCACACCTCGACACCGCCTATGACCCGACGTCAGTCGCCCGCTGGGCCCCCGAGCCGGACAAACGCCCCGGCCGGACCGCCTTCCAACGTGACCGCGCCCGCGTCCTGCACTCCTCGGCCCTGAGAAGGCTCTCCGGCAAGACCCAGGTGGTCACGCCGGGCACCCGCACCGACGCCTGGGACGCCACTCCCCGTACCCGCCTCACCCACTCCCTCGAGTGCGCCCAGGTGGGCCGTGAGCTCGGCGCCGCCCTCGGCTGCGACCCCGACCTGGTCGAGGCGGCCTGTCTCTCCCACGACCTGGGACACCCCCCGTTCGGTCACAACGGCGAACAGGCACTGAACGAGTTCGCGCGCGACTGCGGCGGCTTCGAGGGCAACGCCCAGTCGCTGAGGCTCCTCACCCGCATCGAACCCAAACGCTTCACCGCCGAAGGCCCGGTGGGCCTCAACCTCACCCGGGCCACCCTCGACGCCGCGACCAAGTACCCCTGGCCCAGGGGCGCCCGTCCCACCGACCCGGCGTCCCCCAAGTTCGGCGTCTACGAGGACGACAGGCCCGTCTTCGACTGGGTCCGCGAAACGGCGCCCGGTACCCGTACGTGCTTCGAGGCACAGGTCATGGACTGGGCCGACGACGTGGCGTACTCGGTGCACGACGTGGAGGACGGCCTGCACGCGGGGCACATCGACCCCAACTGCCTGCACGCCGAACCGGAGCGCCAGGAGATCTTCCGGGTCGCCGTCGGCCGCTACGTCCCCGCGGGTACCGATCCGGCCGAACTCGCCGCCGCCCTCGACCGCCTCCAGGACCAGGACTGGTGGCCGCACGGCTACGACGGCACGGCGGCCGCCCAGGCCCGCCTGAAGGACGCCACCAGCCAGCTCATCGGCCGCTTCTGCCTGGCCGCCGAGGGCGCCACGCGCGCGCGGTACGGTACCGGGAGTCTCACCCGTTACGGCGCCGAGCTCGTCGTACCCGAAGAGGCGCGGCTGGAGTGCGCGGTCCTCAAGGCGGTCGCCGACCGGTACGTCATGCAGCGCGCCGAACAGGAAGTCCTGCGCGCCGACCAGCGCATCGTCATCAGCGAGCTCGCCGAGGCGCTCACCGCCCGCGCCCCCGACGGCCTCGACCCCCAGTTCCGCGCCCTGTTCGACCAGGCGCCCGACGACCGCGCCCGCAAGCGGGTCGTCGTCGACCAGATCGGCTCTCTGACCGACGCCTCGGCCCGCTCGCTTCACAGCCGTCTGACGGGGCGGCCGAGATCCTGA
- a CDS encoding ABC transporter ATP-binding protein, translating into MLIRLLRTYLRPYKKPIALLVALQFLQTCATLYLPTLNAHIIDNGVVEGDTGYILSFGGVMIGISLAQVVCNIGAVYYGARTASALGRDVRAAVFDRVQSFSAREVGQFGAPSLITRTTNDVQQIQMLALMTFTLMVSAPIMCVGGVVLALGLDVPLSAVLVAVVPVLGICVTLIVRRLRPLFRSMQVKLDTVNRVLREQITGNRVIRAFVRDEFEQQRFRKANADLTDVSLKSGNLLALMFPVVMTTVNLSSIAVVWFGAHRIDSGGMQIGDLTAFLAYLMQIVMSVMMATFMFMMVPRAEVCAERIQEVLDTSSSVVPPVAPVTELRRHGHLEIRGAGFRYPGAEEPVLKSIELVARPGETTAVIGSTGSGKSTLLGLVPRLFDATEGEVLVDGVAVAEVDPVLLAKTVGLVPQRPYLFAGTVATNLRYGNPDATDEELWHALEVAQAKDFVSKLENGLDSPIAQGGTNVSGGQRQRLAIARTLVQRPEIYLFDDSFSALDYATDAALRAALGRETAEATVVIVAQRVATIREADRIIVLDEGLVVGTGTHRELMADNETYREIVLSQLTEAEAA; encoded by the coding sequence GTGCTCATACGACTACTGCGGACCTATCTCAGGCCCTACAAGAAACCCATCGCCCTGCTCGTGGCGCTCCAGTTCCTCCAGACCTGCGCCACCCTCTACCTGCCCACGCTGAACGCGCACATCATCGACAACGGCGTCGTCGAGGGAGACACCGGATACATCCTGTCCTTCGGCGGCGTGATGATCGGCATCTCGCTGGCGCAGGTCGTGTGCAACATCGGCGCCGTGTACTACGGCGCCAGAACCGCTTCCGCGCTCGGCCGGGACGTGCGGGCGGCCGTCTTCGACCGGGTGCAGTCCTTCTCCGCCCGCGAGGTCGGCCAGTTCGGCGCCCCCTCGCTGATCACTCGGACGACGAACGACGTCCAGCAGATCCAGATGCTGGCCCTGATGACGTTCACGCTGATGGTGTCGGCGCCCATCATGTGCGTGGGCGGGGTCGTGCTGGCGCTCGGCCTGGACGTGCCGCTGTCCGCGGTGCTCGTCGCCGTGGTGCCGGTGCTGGGCATCTGCGTGACGCTGATCGTGCGCCGGCTGCGGCCGCTGTTCCGGTCCATGCAGGTGAAGCTGGACACCGTGAACCGGGTGCTGCGTGAGCAGATCACCGGCAACCGGGTGATCCGCGCCTTCGTCCGGGACGAGTTCGAACAGCAGCGGTTCCGCAAGGCCAACGCCGACCTCACCGACGTCTCGCTGAAGAGCGGCAACCTGCTCGCGCTGATGTTCCCGGTGGTCATGACCACGGTGAACCTGTCGTCGATCGCCGTGGTGTGGTTCGGTGCCCATCGGATCGACAGCGGCGGGATGCAGATCGGTGATCTGACCGCCTTCCTCGCCTACCTCATGCAGATCGTCATGTCCGTGATGATGGCCACCTTCATGTTCATGATGGTGCCGCGCGCGGAGGTGTGTGCCGAGCGCATTCAGGAGGTGCTGGACACCTCGTCGTCGGTGGTTCCACCGGTGGCGCCCGTCACCGAGCTGCGCCGGCACGGGCATCTGGAGATCCGGGGGGCCGGGTTCCGTTACCCCGGCGCCGAGGAGCCCGTCCTGAAGTCCATCGAGCTCGTGGCGCGGCCGGGCGAGACGACGGCCGTGATCGGCTCGACCGGCAGCGGCAAGTCCACGCTGCTCGGGCTGGTGCCCCGGCTGTTCGACGCCACCGAGGGCGAGGTGCTCGTCGACGGGGTGGCCGTCGCCGAGGTCGACCCGGTGCTGCTGGCGAAGACCGTCGGTCTCGTACCGCAGAGGCCGTACCTGTTCGCGGGCACGGTCGCCACCAACCTGCGCTACGGCAATCCGGACGCCACCGACGAGGAGCTGTGGCACGCGCTGGAGGTGGCGCAGGCCAAGGACTTCGTGAGCAAACTGGAGAACGGGCTCGACTCCCCCATCGCGCAGGGCGGGACGAATGTCTCCGGTGGTCAGCGGCAGCGGCTCGCGATCGCCCGGACGCTCGTGCAGCGGCCGGAGATCTACCTCTTCGACGACTCCTTCTCCGCACTCGACTACGCCACCGACGCGGCACTGCGGGCGGCTCTCGGACGGGAGACCGCCGAGGCGACCGTGGTGATCGTCGCCCAGCGGGTGGCCACCATCCGCGAGGCCGACCGGATCATCGTCCTCGACGAGGGTCTGGTCGTCGGCACGGGTACCCACCGCGAGCTGATGGCGGACAACGAGACCTACCGGGAGATCGTGCTCTCCCAGCTCACGGAAGCGGAGGCTGCCTGA
- a CDS encoding ABC transporter ATP-binding protein, with protein MAGPMGRMMAGTGPDNHSLDFKVSGRRLLAQFKPERFTLYAMLACVTLSVGLSVVGPKILGKATDLVFAGIVGRQMPAGSSKEQVLDSMRERGEGSVADMLRSTDFTPGKGIDFGSVGEILLFALGVFLVAGLLMAVATRLVNKSVNRTMFRMREDVQTKLSRLPLSYFDKRQRGEVLSRATNDIDNIGQTLQQSMGQLINSLLTVIGVLAMMFWVSWILALVALVTVPLSFVVATRVGKRSQPHFVQQWRTTGKLNAHIEEMYTGHTLVKVFGRQQESARQFAEQNDALYEAGFKAQFNSGVMQPLMMFVSNINYVLVAVVGGLRVASGSLSIGDVQAFIQYSRQFSMPLTQVASMANLVQSGVASAERVFELLDAEEQEADPVAAEQPAELRGRVALEGVSFRYDPEKPLIEDLSLTVEPGHTVAIVGPTGAGKTTLVNLLMRFYDVSGGRITLDGVDIARMSRDELRAGIGMVLQDTWLFGGTIAENIAYGASGEVTRGEIEEAARAAHADRFVRTLPDGYDTVIDDEGSGVSAGEKQLITIARAFLSDPTILVLDEATSSVDTRTEVLIQKAMAKLAHGRTSFVIAHRLSTIRDADTILVMENGSIVEQGAHTDLLAADGAYARLYKAQFAQALAEVD; from the coding sequence ATGGCCGGGCCCATGGGACGCATGATGGCCGGCACCGGTCCCGACAACCACTCGCTGGACTTCAAGGTGTCCGGCAGGCGGCTGCTCGCCCAGTTCAAGCCGGAGCGGTTCACCCTCTACGCCATGCTGGCCTGCGTGACGCTGAGCGTCGGCCTCAGCGTGGTCGGGCCGAAGATCCTCGGCAAGGCCACCGACCTGGTCTTCGCGGGCATCGTCGGACGGCAGATGCCGGCCGGGTCGAGCAAGGAGCAGGTCCTCGACTCGATGCGGGAGCGCGGCGAGGGCAGCGTCGCCGACATGCTCAGGAGCACCGACTTCACGCCCGGCAAGGGCATCGACTTCGGCTCGGTCGGCGAGATCCTGCTGTTCGCGCTCGGGGTCTTCCTGGTCGCCGGTCTGCTGATGGCGGTGGCGACGCGGCTGGTCAACAAGTCCGTCAACCGCACCATGTTCCGGATGCGCGAGGACGTGCAGACGAAGCTGTCCCGGCTGCCGCTGTCGTACTTCGACAAGCGTCAGCGCGGCGAGGTGCTGTCCCGCGCCACCAACGACATCGACAACATCGGGCAGACGCTCCAGCAGTCGATGGGCCAGCTGATCAACTCGCTGCTGACCGTCATCGGTGTGCTGGCGATGATGTTCTGGGTGTCGTGGATCCTGGCGCTGGTCGCGCTGGTGACCGTGCCGCTGTCGTTCGTCGTCGCCACCCGCGTGGGCAAGCGGTCGCAGCCGCACTTCGTGCAGCAGTGGCGCACCACCGGCAAGCTCAACGCCCACATCGAGGAGATGTACACCGGCCACACGCTGGTGAAGGTGTTCGGCCGCCAGCAGGAGTCGGCGCGGCAGTTCGCCGAGCAGAACGACGCGCTGTACGAGGCCGGGTTCAAGGCGCAGTTCAACAGCGGGGTCATGCAGCCGCTGATGATGTTCGTGTCGAACATCAACTACGTGCTGGTCGCGGTGGTCGGCGGGCTGCGCGTCGCGTCGGGTTCCCTGTCCATCGGTGACGTGCAGGCGTTCATCCAGTACTCGCGCCAGTTCTCGATGCCGCTGACGCAGGTCGCGTCGATGGCGAACCTGGTGCAGTCCGGCGTCGCCTCGGCCGAGCGGGTCTTCGAACTCCTGGACGCGGAGGAGCAGGAGGCGGACCCGGTGGCGGCCGAGCAGCCCGCGGAGCTGCGCGGGCGGGTGGCGCTGGAGGGCGTGTCCTTCCGGTACGACCCGGAGAAGCCGCTGATCGAGGACCTGTCCCTGACGGTGGAGCCCGGCCACACGGTCGCCATCGTCGGCCCGACGGGCGCCGGCAAGACGACGCTCGTGAACCTGCTCATGCGGTTCTACGACGTCTCCGGCGGGCGGATCACCCTCGACGGCGTAGACATAGCGCGGATGTCCCGCGACGAACTGCGCGCCGGCATCGGCATGGTGCTCCAGGACACCTGGCTGTTCGGCGGCACCATCGCGGAGAACATCGCGTACGGGGCGTCGGGTGAGGTCACCCGCGGCGAGATCGAGGAGGCGGCGCGGGCCGCGCACGCCGACCGGTTCGTCCGTACCCTTCCCGACGGCTACGACACCGTGATCGACGACGAGGGCAGCGGGGTCAGCGCCGGTGAGAAGCAGCTGATCACCATCGCGCGGGCGTTCCTGTCCGACCCGACGATCCTGGTGCTCGACGAGGCCACCAGCTCCGTCGACACCCGCACCGAGGTGCTGATCCAGAAGGCGATGGCCAAGCTGGCGCACGGGCGTACGTCGTTCGTCATCGCGCACCGGCTGTCGACCATCCGGGACGCCGACACGATCCTGGTGATGGAGAACGGCTCGATCGTCGAGCAGGGCGCGCACACCGACCTGCTGGCGGCGGACGGGGCCTACGCGCGGCTGTACAAGGCACAGTTCGCGCAGGCACTGGCCGAGGTCGACTGA
- a CDS encoding NAD(P)/FAD-dependent oxidoreductase, producing MVDADQTFVIVGGGLAGAKAAETLRAEGFTGRVILICDERDHPYERPPLSKGFLLGKETRESVFVHEPAWYAQNDIELHLGQTVDAIDRTAKTVRFGDDGTLVHYDKLLLVTGAEPRRLDIPGTDLAGVHHLRRLAHAERLKGVLAALGRDNGHIVIAGGGWIGLEIAAAAREYGAEVTVVEPEPTPLHGVLGPELGSVFADLHREHGVRFHFGARLTEIVGQDGMVLAVRTDDGEEHPAHDVLAAIGAAPRTSLAEAAGLTLADRAHGGGIAVDARLRTSDPDIYAAGDVASFPHGLFDTRLRVEHWANALNGGPAAARAMLGQDVTYDRVPYFFSDQYDLGMEYSGWAPPGTYDEVVIRGDAGKREFVAFWLKEGRVLAGMNVNVWDVTEPIQKLIRSRERIDPEALADPRVPLDGLGA from the coding sequence GTGGTCGACGCGGATCAGACATTTGTCATCGTCGGAGGAGGCCTGGCCGGCGCCAAGGCGGCCGAGACGCTGAGGGCGGAGGGCTTCACCGGCCGCGTGATACTGATCTGCGACGAACGCGACCACCCCTACGAGCGGCCGCCGCTCTCCAAGGGCTTCCTGCTCGGCAAGGAGACGCGGGAGAGCGTCTTCGTGCACGAGCCCGCCTGGTACGCGCAGAACGACATCGAGCTGCACCTCGGCCAGACCGTCGACGCGATCGACCGCACCGCGAAGACGGTCCGCTTCGGTGACGACGGCACGCTCGTCCACTACGACAAGCTGCTCCTCGTCACCGGCGCGGAGCCCCGCCGGCTGGACATCCCCGGCACCGACCTCGCGGGCGTGCACCATCTGCGCCGGCTCGCGCACGCCGAGCGCCTCAAGGGCGTCCTGGCCGCCCTCGGCCGTGACAACGGCCACATCGTGATCGCCGGCGGCGGCTGGATCGGCCTGGAGATCGCGGCGGCGGCCCGCGAGTACGGCGCCGAGGTCACCGTCGTCGAACCGGAGCCCACCCCGCTGCACGGCGTCCTCGGCCCGGAGCTCGGGAGCGTCTTCGCCGACCTGCACCGCGAGCACGGCGTCCGTTTCCACTTCGGCGCCCGGCTCACCGAGATCGTCGGCCAGGACGGCATGGTTCTCGCCGTCCGCACCGACGACGGCGAGGAGCACCCGGCGCACGACGTCCTCGCGGCGATCGGCGCGGCCCCCCGCACGAGCCTCGCGGAGGCGGCGGGCCTCACCCTCGCCGACCGCGCGCACGGCGGCGGGATCGCGGTCGACGCCCGGCTGCGCACCTCCGACCCCGACATCTACGCGGCCGGCGACGTCGCGTCCTTCCCGCACGGCCTCTTCGACACCCGGCTGCGCGTCGAGCACTGGGCCAACGCCCTGAACGGCGGCCCGGCGGCCGCCCGCGCGATGCTCGGCCAGGACGTCACCTACGACCGCGTGCCCTACTTCTTCTCCGACCAGTACGACCTGGGCATGGAGTACAGCGGCTGGGCCCCGCCGGGAACGTACGACGAGGTGGTGATCCGCGGCGACGCGGGCAAGCGGGAGTTCGTCGCGTTCTGGCTGAAGGAGGGCCGCGTCCTCGCCGGGATGAACGTGAACGTGTGGGACGTCACAGAGCCCATCCAGAAGCTGATCCGCTCGCGCGAGCGGATCGACCCGGAGGCCCTGGCGGACCCCCGGGTGCCGCTGGACGGCCTCGGCGCCTAG
- the dnaG gene encoding DNA primase, with protein MAGRINDEDVKAVRDAVPIDAVVSEYLQLRNAGGGNLKGLCPFHDEKSPSFQVSPSKGLFHCFGCQEGGDTITFVMKVDHLTFSEVVERLAAQAGITLRYEEGGYNPAHQRGERIRLVEAHKVAAEWYAEQLATGPEADTGRIFLAERGFDQAAAVHFGVGYSPQGWDHLTRFLRGKGFTDKELILSGLSQEGRRGPIDRFRGRLMWPIRDIGGEVVGFGARKLYETDNGPKYLNTPDTAIYKKSQVLYGIDLAKKDIAKASRAVVVEGYTDVMACHLAGVTTAIATCGTAFGGDHIKILRRLLMDNGSARVIFTFDGDAAGQKAALRAFEDDQKFAAETYIAIAPDNMDPCDLRLAKGDEAVADLVEPRTPLFEFALRQIVVRYDLDTPAGRAAALDEAAPIVARIKNSGAQHEVAVQLAGMLGILDTQFVVKRVAQLARWARDRGGKGPAPARGPQPYESASRPTAGGPALNLRNAVYATERELLKLALQRPELVSPAFDAYGIDEFTAAPYAAVRQAIQDAGGAEYGIKDGQEYLVRVREAAPDDAVRAMVTELAVEAIMRRTVDENYAGEQLVTVRRRAVTRRLTDLQGTLTRLGHTDPAQSAAVQNEMMILTRYDRALQHEGPSAL; from the coding sequence GTGGCAGGACGGATCAACGACGAGGACGTGAAGGCGGTACGGGACGCGGTCCCGATCGACGCCGTGGTGTCCGAGTACCTCCAGCTGCGCAACGCGGGCGGCGGCAACCTCAAGGGCCTCTGCCCGTTCCACGACGAGAAGTCGCCGTCCTTCCAGGTCAGCCCGAGCAAGGGACTCTTCCACTGCTTCGGCTGCCAGGAGGGCGGCGACACCATCACGTTCGTGATGAAGGTCGACCACCTCACCTTCTCCGAGGTGGTCGAGCGGCTCGCCGCCCAGGCCGGCATCACCCTGCGCTACGAGGAGGGCGGCTACAACCCCGCCCACCAGCGCGGCGAACGCATCCGGCTGGTCGAGGCGCACAAGGTCGCCGCCGAGTGGTACGCGGAACAGCTCGCCACCGGCCCCGAGGCCGACACCGGCCGGATCTTCCTCGCCGAGCGCGGCTTCGACCAGGCCGCGGCCGTCCACTTCGGCGTCGGCTACAGCCCCCAGGGCTGGGACCACCTCACCCGCTTCCTGCGCGGCAAGGGCTTCACCGACAAGGAGCTGATCCTCTCCGGGCTGTCCCAGGAGGGGCGCCGCGGGCCCATCGACCGCTTCCGGGGCCGCCTGATGTGGCCCATCCGCGACATCGGCGGAGAGGTCGTCGGCTTCGGCGCGCGCAAGCTCTACGAGACCGACAACGGGCCCAAGTACCTCAACACGCCCGACACGGCGATCTACAAGAAGTCCCAGGTCCTCTACGGCATCGACCTCGCGAAGAAGGACATCGCCAAGGCCAGCCGCGCGGTCGTCGTCGAGGGCTACACCGACGTCATGGCCTGCCACCTGGCCGGCGTCACCACTGCCATCGCGACCTGCGGCACGGCCTTCGGCGGCGACCACATCAAGATCCTCCGTCGGCTCCTCATGGACAACGGCAGCGCCCGCGTCATCTTCACCTTCGACGGCGACGCGGCCGGCCAGAAGGCGGCCCTGCGCGCCTTCGAGGACGACCAGAAGTTCGCCGCCGAGACGTACATCGCCATCGCGCCGGACAACATGGACCCCTGCGACCTGCGCCTGGCGAAGGGCGACGAGGCGGTCGCCGACCTGGTCGAACCACGCACGCCGCTCTTCGAGTTCGCGCTCCGCCAGATCGTCGTCCGCTACGACCTCGACACCCCGGCGGGCCGCGCCGCCGCCCTCGACGAGGCCGCGCCCATCGTCGCCCGCATCAAGAACAGCGGCGCCCAGCACGAGGTCGCCGTCCAGCTGGCCGGCATGCTCGGCATCCTGGACACCCAGTTCGTCGTCAAGAGGGTTGCCCAGCTGGCCCGTTGGGCCCGCGACCGGGGCGGCAAGGGTCCGGCGCCGGCCCGTGGCCCCCAGCCGTACGAGTCCGCCTCCCGGCCCACCGCGGGCGGCCCCGCCCTCAATCTCCGCAACGCCGTCTACGCCACCGAACGCGAGCTGCTGAAGCTCGCCCTCCAGCGCCCCGAACTGGTCTCCCCGGCCTTCGACGCGTACGGGATCGACGAGTTCACCGCCGCCCCCTACGCCGCCGTACGCCAGGCGATCCAGGACGCGGGCGGCGCCGAGTACGGCATCAAGGACGGGCAGGAGTACCTCGTCCGGGTCCGGGAGGCCGCGCCCGACGACGCGGTCCGCGCGATGGTGACGGAGCTCGCGGTCGAGGCGATCATGCGCCGCACGGTCGACGAGAACTACGCGGGGGAGCAGTTGGTGACGGTCCGCCGCAGGGCCGTGACCCGCAGGCTCACCGATCTCCAGGGCACGCTGACCCGTCTCGGCCACACGGACCCGGCCCAGTCGGCCGCCGTCCAGAACGAGATGATGATCCTGACCAGGTACGACAGGGCGTTGCAGCACGAAGGCCCGTCCGCTCTCTGA
- a CDS encoding SanA/YdcF family protein — protein MDIRRPRLPRTRAGRRRLVQAVMAGCVLALLPATWLYVSTADRLGTTADAPRTEVAVVFGAGLWDGEPSPYLAHRLDAAARLYREGRIEVVLVTGDNSREDYDEPDAMRTYLTGHGVPGARIVSDYAGFDTWDSCVRAKKIFGVDKAVLISQDFHIRRAVALCEAAGVDSYGVGVAAKHDVTWYYGGAREVLAAGKAALDAVFEPDPRFLGPKEPGVTRALADDR, from the coding sequence ATGGACATCCGTCGACCGCGGCTGCCGCGCACTCGAGCCGGTCGGCGGCGGCTGGTGCAGGCCGTGATGGCCGGGTGCGTGCTCGCGCTGCTGCCGGCCACCTGGCTGTACGTGTCCACGGCCGACCGGCTCGGTACGACCGCCGACGCGCCGCGCACCGAGGTCGCCGTCGTGTTCGGCGCCGGTCTGTGGGACGGCGAGCCCTCGCCGTATCTCGCGCACCGGCTGGACGCGGCGGCGAGACTGTACCGGGAGGGCCGTATCGAGGTCGTGCTCGTGACGGGGGACAACAGTCGCGAGGACTACGACGAGCCCGACGCCATGCGCACCTATCTGACCGGGCACGGGGTGCCCGGCGCGCGGATCGTCAGCGACTACGCCGGTTTCGACACCTGGGACTCCTGCGTCCGCGCCAAGAAGATCTTCGGCGTCGACAAGGCCGTGCTGATCAGCCAGGACTTCCACATCCGGCGGGCCGTCGCCCTGTGCGAGGCGGCGGGGGTGGACTCGTACGGGGTCGGGGTCGCCGCCAAGCACGACGTGACCTGGTACTACGGGGGCGCCCGGGAGGTTCTCGCGGCCGGCAAGGCGGCCCTGGACGCGGTGTTCGAGCCGGACCCCAGGTTCCTCGGGCCGAAGGAACCAGGAGTGACGAGGGCCCTCGCCGACGACCGGTGA